One Buchnera aphidicola (Aphis glycines) genomic window, ATTATTTTAGATGTTGATAAAAACACATCAAAAATAATAACCTCTTTTTAAGAGGTTTCTTTTTTCTGTTTTATAGCAGATAATGTATAAATAAGTTTTCCAGCAGATGATATTTTTAAGACTAGTAAAAGCTTTTCTATTGCTTCTTTATAAGTCGGCATATCTGCAAGTTGATTGATTTCTAAATTAGATAGTAGTTTACCTTCAAATACTGCTCCTGTAATTTTAAATTTTTTATTTTTTTTTTCAAATTTTTTGAATAATCGAGCGCCACTACCTGGATGATTTGTAGAATAAGCTATGAAAGTAGAACCTTTTATAATTTTTTTTAGACATTCAAAATCTGTATTCTTAATCGCTAAAGATAGTAAAGTATTTCGAACAATACTCATTTTTACGCCTAATTTACGTCCTGATTTTCTTAATTTATTTATTTGATTTACAGAAATCCCTTGAGATTGAGCGATTACAGCAGATAAAGCTGAATTAGAAATTTGATTTATTTTAGAAACAATTGTTTTTTTTTTGTTAAGATTTAACGCCATTTTATCGTATTCTCCTCTATTTTAATGTAGAGAAAAGATGTTTTATTAAGTATACTAATTAAAAGAAATAATTGGGATTAGTATTATTGTTTCTTTGTGATTATAAAAAATTTATTAAAATAAATTTTGAATGATTTTAAAAGGGGATATCATTATAAATAATTTTTTTTCTATCGTAAAGCAAAACATATTATTATAAAGATAGATTCGATTGGTCTAAAGTTAAGCCAACTCCCATAGTGCTAGATAAAACAATTTTTTTAATATATATTCCTTTTGAATGTGGTGGTTTTGCTTTTTTTATTGATTCTAAAAAGGTATTTAAGTTATCTTTAATCTGATGTTTTTCGAAATTAATTCTTCCGATAGTAGCATGAATAATACCATTTTTATCATTTCGATAACAAATCTGACCTGTTTTAGCGTTTTGAATTGCTTCAGAAAGATTTGTTGTAACTGTTCCTAATTTAGGATTAGGCATTAATCCGCGAGGTCCTAAGATATGACCTATTTGAGTGACAATTTTCATTGCATCAGGTGATGCAATAACAGTATTGAACGTAATACCTTCTTTTTGTATCTTGCTAGATAAATCTTCCATTCCAATATATTCCGCACCAGCTTTTTTAGCTATTTCAATATTTTCACCTTGAGTGAATACAGCTACTTTGACCGATCGACCTATACCATGTGGTAATATAGTAGTTCCTCGTATATTTTGATCTGATTTTTTTGCATTTATTCCTAAATTAATAGCAATATCAATACTTTCAATAAAACTGACTTTTGATGAATTTTTTAGTAAATCAATTAACTCATCAATATTATATGTTTGTTTAATGTCGATATTTTTTTTTATTATATTCATGCGTTTACTAATTTTGATCATAATTAATCCTCAATAATTAAACCCATAGATTTAGCCGTTCCTTGAATAGATCGAATCATGTTTTGAATATTTGAACCAGTCATGTCTTTTTCTTTGATCTTAGCTATCTCTTCGATTTGTAAATTTGTAATTTTTCCTTTTATTTCTACTTTTGGTTTGCTAGATCCTGATTTAATTCCGGCAGCTTTTTTTAACAAGATAGAAGCTGGAGGTGTTTTTGTAATAAAAGT contains:
- the rplK gene encoding 50S ribosomal protein L11, which produces MAKKIQSYIKLQVSAGMANPSPPIGPALGQKGVNIMEFCKLFNLKTENLEKGLPIPVVITVYSDRSFTFITKTPPASILLKKAAGIKSGSSKPKVEIKGKITNLQIEEIAKIKEKDMTGSNIQNMIRSIQGTAKSMGLIIED
- the rplJ gene encoding 50S ribosomal protein L10, giving the protein MALNLNKKKTIVSKINQISNSALSAVIAQSQGISVNQINKLRKSGRKLGVKMSIVRNTLLSLAIKNTDFECLKKIIKGSTFIAYSTNHPGSGARLFKKFEKKNKKFKITGAVFEGKLLSNLEINQLADMPTYKEAIEKLLLVLKISSAGKLIYTLSAIKQKKETS
- the rplA gene encoding 50S ribosomal protein L1, coding for MIKISKRMNIIKKNIDIKQTYNIDELIDLLKNSSKVSFIESIDIAINLGINAKKSDQNIRGTTILPHGIGRSVKVAVFTQGENIEIAKKAGAEYIGMEDLSSKIQKEGITFNTVIASPDAMKIVTQIGHILGPRGLMPNPKLGTVTTNLSEAIQNAKTGQICYRNDKNGIIHATIGRINFEKHQIKDNLNTFLESIKKAKPPHSKGIYIKKIVLSSTMGVGLTLDQSNLSL